A region of the Pseudonocardia cypriaca genome:
CCTCGACGTGGCCGTGCACAAGATGACCGAGCTCAGGTTCAGCGCCCTGCCGGTGATCGACCGGAGGTTCCGGCTCGTCGGGATGGTCAGCCTGCTCGACGTGCTGCGCCACCGGGAGGAGGGCGGCACCGACTCGACACGGGTCGGCGCCGTGATGAACCCCGACGTGCTGTCCGTCCCACCGCGGGCGAGCGTCAGCCTGCTGGCCCACCGCCTCCGCTCCTACGGGGAGCTGCGGGTGATGCCCGTGGTGGACGGCACCGTGCTCGTCGGGATCGTCACGCGCAGCGACCTGCTGCGCGCCCGGTCCCGGCCCGGCCCGCTCACGCGCCTGACCCAGCGATTCCGCGGCGACGACGACCTCGTCGGCGCGCTGCCCATCCGCCGGAAGGCGCCCGCCCACCCCGGCACCGGCCGCGTGCGCGACGCGATGACCACCGACGTCGTCACCGCCCGCGTCACCGACCAGGTCGAAGCGATCGCCGCCCGGCTGGTCGAGCTGCGGCACCGATCGCTTCCGGTCGTCGACGAGCGACAGCAGCTGGTCGGGCTCGTCAGCGAGGCCGACCTCCTCGGCAAGGAGCCGCTGTCGGGGCGCGCGAGCGGCCGCACCGTCGGGTCGGTCATGACGAAGGACGTCGTCACGCTCTCACCGGAGGACTCCATCTCCAGCGCCCGGCTCCTCATCGCCGAGCACGGGCTGCGCATGGTGCCCGTGGTGGAGGGCGGCCGGGTGGTGGGTGTGCTGAGTCGGAGCGATCTCGTCTAGAGGGAGCCGACCGGCACCTCGGCCAGCACGATCCCGCGCCGCTGCCAGGTGTAGCTGACCAGGAGCCGATCGCCGTCGAGCACCGCCGTCGGGTAGGAGTACTCCCCCGCACCGCTGGTCACCACGCCGCCGTCGCCCGGGGCGAAGCCTCCTGCCGGACCGGCGCCGTCGTCGAGGACCAGCGCCCGCCGCCAGCTCCACCCGTCGTCGTCGGACACGGAGACCACGAGCGGGCAGCGCGGCCCCCAGTCGGTCGTCGACGGGTTGTGCACGCAGGCCACCCGGCCCGACGGCAGCGCGACGGCGGAGAGCCCGGAGTTGCCGTTCGGCAGTCCGGTGGGCTCGGCGGCCGTCCAGGTGCGCCCGCCGTCGGGCGAGCCGGACCGGTGCGCGCGGCCCTCGGTGCTGCGCATCAGCGCCACCGGACCGGAGCGGCCCCACCAGAGCGCGGGCTGGATGTGGCCCGCGCCCCGCAGGCCCGAGCGGTCCACGGGGATCGGCGCCCGCTCCCAGGTGCGCCCGCCGTCGGCCGAGACGTCGACGAACGGGCTGAAGCGTGGCCGCTCCCCCCACTCCTCGACCGAGGCCGGTGCGAGCCAGAGCCCGTCCGGCGTGACGAGTGGCGGGTTCTTCACCGGGCCGCGGCCGCCGGAGCGGTCGCCGGGCACCAGCTCCCGCACCGGTTCCCAGGTTCCGCCGCCGTCGTGCGAGCGGCTGACGAGCGTGACCCACTCCGAGATCCGGGCGCCCACCTTGCAGAAGAGCCAGAGCGCTCTGCTGTCTGCTCGCTCCGCGGAGCTCCGCTCGGTGTCGGGGCCGGGCGCGAGCACCGGGTTCCAGTGGGCCACGTTCCGCCCGGTGTCGAGCACGCGGGTGCCGCCCGGCCCGGCGACGTGGATCCGGTTGTCGGGCGTGCCCTCGCGGGTGCCGGCGAACCAGGCGACGACCGGGCGCCCGCCGGCAACCGCGACCGTCGAGGCGTGGCACTGCCTCCCCTCGTCGAGGGTCGGGAAGGAACGCGTGATCACGCGACCGGCACGGGCCCCGCGAGCCGGGCGATGCGCTCCAGGGCAGCGGGCGGGACGTCCGGGGACGGCATGCGCAGCGTGCCGGTGCCGTGGCCGAGGTGGCGCAGCGCCGCCTTGATGCCCTCGACCGTGCCCCCGAGGGCGTCGAGCACGGCGTCCGCGCGGACCTGGGCGGCCCGCTCGGCCTCGGCGTCCCCCGCGGCCACGGCGTCGGCCAGCGCCGTGAACGGCTCCGGGAACGCCGCCGACAGCCCTGACACGATCCCCGCCCCGCCTGCGCGCACGACCGCGGGCAGGGTGGTGTCGGCGCCGGACCACAGCCGGGCACCGGCCGGCAGCGCGGCGACGAACTCCGCGAGCCGCTCGTTCGCCGCCCCCGACAGCTTCACGCCGGCCAGCCCGACCTCCGCGGCCAGCTCGCCGAACCGCGCCGGGTCGAGGACCACGCCGGTGCGTTCGGTGAACAGGTACCCGTACACCAGCGCCTCGCCGGCCGCGTCGACCACGGCGGCCATGTGCCGGGCCACCGCAGCGGGGTCCACCGGGAGGTAGTACGGCGTCAGCGCCGCGATGCGGCGGGCACCGAGCCCGACCGCGTCGCGGGTGAGCGCCACCGACTCGCGGGTGCTCGCCGCACCCACGTGGACCACCACCCGGTCCGGGCCGTGGGCGTCGAGGGCCAGCTCGGTGAGCGTTCGCCGCTCGGCGCGGTCGAGCGCGGGGAACTCGCCGGTGGTGCCGGCCACGAACACGCCGTCGACGCGTCCCGCGAGCGCGGCGTGGTGCGCGACCGTGGTCTCCCGGTCGAGCTCACCGTCCTCGTCGAAGAAGGTCGGGACGGCGGCCAGCACCTCGGCCCTCGACTGCGGCATGGGTCTCCCTCGGTTCGTACGTTCTCGTGCTCAGGAGGCTCGGCGGGTGCGCTCGGCGAGCACCGTGCGCATGCGGCCGCACGAGCCGGCGAGGTGCTCGTCCAGCGCGGCCAGCGCGGGCTGGAGCTCGCCCCTGCGGACGATCTCGGCGAGGTCGGCGTGGTCCTGCGCGATCGGGTCGAGGTCGCGGTCGGTGGTGTTGGTGACGGCGAGCATCGCGGCGAAGAGCGGCCGGTGCAGCGCCCAGGTGGCGGCCAGCCTGCGGTTGCCGCCCAGGTCGTAGAAGCCGCTGTGGAAGTCGAGGTCGGCGGCGGCGAACGCGGGCGGGTCGGCATCGGCGGCCGCTGCGCGCATCCGGGCCACCGCGCCGTCGAGGGGCGTCCAGTCGACGTCCGCCCGCCGCGCGATCACGTCCTGCACCGCCCGCGACTCCAGTGCGCCGCGCACGGCGTACAGCTCGACGATGTCGTCCTCGGACAGCCCGCGGACGTAGACGCCGCGCCTGCGGGTCTCCACGAGACCCTCCAGCTCCAGCTGGCGCAGCGCGTCGCGGACCGGGCCGCGGCTCACCCCGAAGCGCTCGGCCATCCACCCCTCGACCAGGTGGGTGCCCGGCTCCAGCTCGCCGCGCACGATCAGCGCGCGCACCTGGGCGAGCAGCTGCTCGCCCAACGGCGGCCGGTGGACGGGGCTGACGATCATCGACGCTCCTCGTTCGGGTGGGGCCACCCTAGGCGCTCGCGCGGTCGACGGTCAACGTCAACCGTTGACGGTTAACCGTAGACGAGTCATAGTTCCCGCACCCACCCTCTCGAGAAGGGCTGTCGCATGGCCGCGACCGTCGCGCAACCAGATCGCCGCTACGCCTGGAAGGTCACGGCGTCGAGCTTCCTGGGCAACACGCTGGAGTACTACGACTTCCTGGTCTACGGCACCGCAGCAGCCGTCGTGTTCCCCCAGGTCTTCTTCCCCGACAGCAGCGGGTTCGTCGCGACCCTCGCCGCGTTCGGGACGTTCGCCGTCGGGTTCCTGGCCCGGCCCCTCGGCGGCCTGTTCTTCGGCCGCCGCGGCGACATGCACGGCCGCAAGAGCACGCTCCTCGTCACGCTCACCGTGATGGGCATCTCCACGATCCTGATCGGCCTGCTCCCCGGGTACGACACGATCGGCATCTGGGCGCCCGTGCTGCTGGTCGTGCTGCGCCTGGCACAGGGCTTCGCCGTCGGCGGCGAGTGGGGCGGGTCGATGATCATCGTGCTGGAGTCGTCGCCGCCGAACCGGCGCGGGTTCTTCACGGCGTGGCCGAACACCGGCGGGTTCTCCGCGCAGATCCTCATCACGCTGTCGTTCGCCTGGGTCTACACGCTGCCCGAGGCCGACCTGCTGTCCTGGGGCTGGCGGGTGCCGTTCCTGCTCTCGGCCGTGATCCTGGTCGTGACGTTCTGGATGCGACGCAGCCTCTCCGAGACCCCGGTCTTCCAGGAGTCGGTCGCCCCCACCACCGAGGAGCCGGGCGCACCGGCCGCCGCAGGCACGATCGTCGCGACGTTCCGCGACGACTGGCGCAACCTGCTGCTGATCCTCGGCCTGCGGTTCGCCGAGGCGCTCCCCTACTTCCTGCTCACCGTGTTCGCGCTGTCCTACGGCAACAAGGCGCTCGGGATCGACCGCGGCACCCTCAACAACGCCATCCTCGTGGTCTCCGTGCTGGCGTTCGTCTCACACGGCGTGTTCGCCGCGGTGTCGGACCGCATCGGCCGCCGCCCGGTCTACTTCTTCGGCTCCGTGGTCGTGTTCGTCATGGCCTTCCCGTTCTTCGGGCTGCTGCACACCGGGTCGTTCCTGCTGATCACGCTGGGCTACGTCCTGGTGCTCAACCTCGGGCACAACGCGATCAACGCGGTGCAGCCCGCGTTCTTCGCCGAGCTGTTCCCGGCCGACCGGCGCTACACCGGCGCCGCGGCGGGCCGGGAGATCGCCTCGATCCTCGCGGGCGGACTCACCCCGTTCGTCGCCACCGCCCTCGCCGGACCCGACGGCACCCGCTGGCCGCTCGTGGCCGGCTACGTGATGCTCGGCGCCGTGCTCTCCATGATCGCGGTGTGGAAGGCGCCGGAGACGTTCCGCCGCGACCTGCGCAAGACGAGCACCGAACCGAAGAGCGCTGCGGTCGGTTGACCGTTCCGACGAACGGCGCGTTGGTCGGAACCTATCCGACGAAGGCGCCGTTCGTCGGAAATGATCAGCCTGGAACGGGCTCCGGGCGGCGGTACACGCGAGCCGCAGCGACCTGGCCGCTGCCGTCCGGGGGGTCCAGTCCGGCCAGCTGCCTCGCCACGCGGTCGTCGACCGACAGGTACTTGCGGCCCGCCCGCAGGTCGGCGTCGTTGCGCAACCGGATGATCAGCGGGAACGCGCTCAGCGCGCCCGCGTCGAACAGGCCCGTCGTGTAGATCAGCTGCACGCCGAGCGCGC
Encoded here:
- a CDS encoding CBS domain-containing protein, whose translation is MALRARDIMTTRVVTVGPDDTLDVAVHKMTELRFSALPVIDRRFRLVGMVSLLDVLRHREEGGTDSTRVGAVMNPDVLSVPPRASVSLLAHRLRSYGELRVMPVVDGTVLVGIVTRSDLLRARSRPGPLTRLTQRFRGDDDLVGALPIRRKAPAHPGTGRVRDAMTTDVVTARVTDQVEAIAARLVELRHRSLPVVDERQQLVGLVSEADLLGKEPLSGRASGRTVGSVMTKDVVTLSPEDSISSARLLIAEHGLRMVPVVEGGRVVGVLSRSDLV
- a CDS encoding exo-alpha-sialidase, with the protein product MITRSFPTLDEGRQCHASTVAVAGGRPVVAWFAGTREGTPDNRIHVAGPGGTRVLDTGRNVAHWNPVLAPGPDTERSSAERADSRALWLFCKVGARISEWVTLVSRSHDGGGTWEPVRELVPGDRSGGRGPVKNPPLVTPDGLWLAPASVEEWGERPRFSPFVDVSADGGRTWERAPIPVDRSGLRGAGHIQPALWWGRSGPVALMRSTEGRAHRSGSPDGGRTWTAAEPTGLPNGNSGLSAVALPSGRVACVHNPSTTDWGPRCPLVVSVSDDDGWSWRRALVLDDGAGPAGGFAPGDGGVVTSGAGEYSYPTAVLDGDRLLVSYTWQRRGIVLAEVPVGSL
- a CDS encoding dihydrodipicolinate synthase family protein; protein product: MPQSRAEVLAAVPTFFDEDGELDRETTVAHHAALAGRVDGVFVAGTTGEFPALDRAERRTLTELALDAHGPDRVVVHVGAASTRESVALTRDAVGLGARRIAALTPYYLPVDPAAVARHMAAVVDAAGEALVYGYLFTERTGVVLDPARFGELAAEVGLAGVKLSGAANERLAEFVAALPAGARLWSGADTTLPAVVRAGGAGIVSGLSAAFPEPFTALADAVAAGDAEAERAAQVRADAVLDALGGTVEGIKAALRHLGHGTGTLRMPSPDVPPAALERIARLAGPVPVA
- a CDS encoding GntR family transcriptional regulator, with product MIVSPVHRPPLGEQLLAQVRALIVRGELEPGTHLVEGWMAERFGVSRGPVRDALRQLELEGLVETRRRGVYVRGLSEDDIVELYAVRGALESRAVQDVIARRADVDWTPLDGAVARMRAAAADADPPAFAAADLDFHSGFYDLGGNRRLAATWALHRPLFAAMLAVTNTTDRDLDPIAQDHADLAEIVRRGELQPALAALDEHLAGSCGRMRTVLAERTRRAS
- a CDS encoding MFS transporter, with amino-acid sequence MAATVAQPDRRYAWKVTASSFLGNTLEYYDFLVYGTAAAVVFPQVFFPDSSGFVATLAAFGTFAVGFLARPLGGLFFGRRGDMHGRKSTLLVTLTVMGISTILIGLLPGYDTIGIWAPVLLVVLRLAQGFAVGGEWGGSMIIVLESSPPNRRGFFTAWPNTGGFSAQILITLSFAWVYTLPEADLLSWGWRVPFLLSAVILVVTFWMRRSLSETPVFQESVAPTTEEPGAPAAAGTIVATFRDDWRNLLLILGLRFAEALPYFLLTVFALSYGNKALGIDRGTLNNAILVVSVLAFVSHGVFAAVSDRIGRRPVYFFGSVVVFVMAFPFFGLLHTGSFLLITLGYVLVLNLGHNAINAVQPAFFAELFPADRRYTGAAAGREIASILAGGLTPFVATALAGPDGTRWPLVAGYVMLGAVLSMIAVWKAPETFRRDLRKTSTEPKSAAVG